In the genome of Plectropomus leopardus isolate mb chromosome 19, YSFRI_Pleo_2.0, whole genome shotgun sequence, the window CATAATTTGGAaggaatttgaaaaaaaaacaaacttaaggAATACTCATAAATCACCTGTAAATtaaccatttgtaaatcaattagtCATACCTTGCTTACTATTTAAaccttaatatttaaaacaactaaaagtgaagcttatctatgctctctttaaagccagactccaacagttaggttttggcaaaacTGTATGactttgggaagtactgagcatacaactagataaatgagacttggattattctgcatgagttgtgtgagagtttgtaaacagatatgatacagttttgctgttgttaaatgtggtccccaatcaatcgatatgtttgctgttttccgTCGAGGCTTGCGAGAaagttttctttagaaattcaAAGTAACtcatttcttgcatatttttatcttttgggTGAAGCATTCCTTCAACGAACGGAAACTGACTTAAAATGGGAAATTTTGTACGTGACAAGCTACAGACTCAACATAGAcatcaaatcaaaaacaaatagtAGCTTCTCCAAATTACCATTTATTGCAGGGCTCTTGTCACAGACTGTCCTGCAAAGTAGTTATTTCCCTTATAGTACAGCTGAAATGTTATTCATATGTTGGAAACCATTTGATGTCTATTCATGGATTTCTAATGAGCAGTAGCGCAGGCATCATCATACTTGGTGTCTCTTTAATGATAAtgtgtcacaaaaacaacaaactcaaAGTTCACGGTTGAATGGGGACAAATGAAAACTGAACCAAGCATTTATGTTATCAACATATCTACATTTAATACAGTTTCTCAAGCTCTAGGatttctcaagaaaaaaagaacccTATTTTGTCAAGAAATAAAATCTGAGATACACAAGGAAATTATTTACACTGCCTGCACCCCGACACAAACCACCGACAGGCCTAAATCACCACAGACACATTCAGCCGAAAAACCTGTAAACTAATAGCgcttaaatgaaaatgtgttttgatgtatATATGCCAGTGAACCAGCACGCAAAAAACTTGGACTGAGGTATGGATGAGATAAGATGGTCTTTTACTCTTCCAGCAATTCTAACACTGAGGTTGGTACTGTGATGCTAGTGAACCTCAAATCCCTGCAACGAGACACAAACTTCACACGGATGATTGTTTCAGATAAGCTGTTGCaaccgttttttgttttttttcataactgtgACACCGTGAGGAGAAGGTCCATAAAATTAACAGCAAAAAAGTGAGACAACCATCATTCTGCCTTtgcaaaggaaaagaaaacccACCTCATGCTTGATGTGAGCGTCCACTGTCATTCCAGGCAAACAGCACGAGCCAAACACGACGTCCAAGCACGTTTTCTGCTTCTATAActgacacaaacagcacagacCATTCTCCAAAGCAGGTTTTTAGCATCAACCCAAACAGCTGATGTCATCTATCAATATTCAAACACTTTCAATTAATATCCAGCaatgtgaaattttttttttttttgtatgcagCGGTTGTTtccattcattttctgcatCCAGTTCAAGGCCGCTTTTCATGAAAACCTTGTATtgacctgataaaaaaaaaaaaaaaactgttttgaattaCTCTAGGTCAAGCCTAAACCTAAAGCATACATTATGCATACATTCAACTTATTTAAATTGTCTGTAATGGGGTGTGATTgatatgcaaagaaaaaaaaaactaacaatcTACTTAAAATCTTACAGTATGGTGACATGGTTGGGTGTGTTTGGAGCACCACCTGGAGGCGGAAAAGGGAATTGATTCCCTACGATTATTATTCAGTTAACATGTAAAACTTGCATACAAACTAGTTGCAACCCTCGAGAAaaggtttttggcattttaggtTCCACTTCTGTAAATATACATTTGGAAATGGGCAAACACTCCAATGttaaatgaagaaagaaaagactaAGAAATACTGGAGTAAATGCCAAATCAAAGGCCAATGTCTTAATGTATTTAACCACCATGTGTAATCGTTTTGTAATATTGGTGGTTTCAGTGAAAAACTGGAGTGCAATGCTGATGCTTTCCAAGGATTGTGGCActcagagaaagagacagtagagagagagagggagaaggagagaccTGAGAACGTGGCCCCATGTtcggagtaaagaaggaagtcaGGCTTGAGAGACTAGATACAGCATGACAGAAAGTTAGAGGACGAAGGGGAGAAAGTACAGAAAGAGCAGAATGGGGGGGGGTTTAAAGGGAGCAGCAGGCCATGAACACTGAGCCTCAGAAGGTAGGAGCGGGAAGTATAACAGCAAAGATAAAATGTTGGGAGGAAGAGGCAGATCGAGATACGTGGCTCCCGTTTGGTAGTCCGTAGTGTGACTTCTCCCGCTTGTGTAAAGTACATATCCAGGCAAGGGGGTGATCTGTTCTCTAAAGCCTCGTGTTGTCCAGACTGTGTGTTGatgatggagagagagatgggaggTTAGGGGGTTCGCTTCAGTAGTCCTCCACCCAGCCGTTCTCCTGGATAAAGGCATCGATCACTTCCTTCATGGCCAGGTTCGGGATCAGCTGGTCCTGGGTTAGGGGACTCCTGGTGACCGGGTCAAAGTGACCCACTCGCTGCACAGAGAGCAGGTTAAATATTAGCATTAGCATCTATGGtagaatattatatataatacacGCATATGAGAGGATTTTATATGAGTACGaacatacatacaatacaacACAGTGCCTCATAGATGAcattttctgtaggccaacccagaaGCTAACGCTGGTTCCCtagtcaaaaagcctatgggattttttcagTGGATTCTGGAtaactgtagaaaaaaactaGTGTTAActagtgttaaccacagactttatttaaggcttctaaccaaaaaacccataaaacaaTATTGACTTTGAGAGAAGGGAACTGGAGGTGCAGAAATTCTAATTCATTTTGAGGTTTTAGGACTCGTTACTGGGGTTCTCATGTTTCAAGTGAACCATTGTAAATACAAATATCACATGGGCTTACAAGAATGGGGAGGCAAATAATAGTTGCAAAGAGTTGAATCTTATCATCAAATTAagatacatttgttttaaaagtaacCTCGGCTGAATGTGTTGAAATTTACATACCACTGAATTTGTAGTGATTACATATTTTAgcttgaaaaccacctaaaattaTGAGGTCTGAATTCCCCtctttgaaaattaaatttcaagATGTGCATTTTCAAAGCCAGAATAAATATGAAGTATTTTATGAGGTTCACAAATTCAGATAGATAATTTAAGTACTTTATATTCAAAGTCTATATGACTAAATCTGTTTAGTATTTTGGCACAATActcatacatatatttatgcAATACCGTGAGCAAAAAAAGTCCCATGACTTCTTTAAGTTCTGCCTTCATCTTTGACTTAACTAACATCTGCTCaaatgacatttctttttttttccaagaaagGTAGAGATAaaggccaaaataaaataaatgtttgtagCTGTCAGATAAAATCCGTAAACAAAAAGTTAAGAATGTTCCTTGAGTACCGACCCAACAAAATCAGGTCTCAGAGGCCCAACATATTGTACCCATTTCTACCACAGCCATACAAAAATGTCCATCCTTAGGTGCAAAGAGAAAGTAAACTTTTCCATCATGTAAATCTCCACTGTCACTTCTATTCACTTATTTATAGTAGGACCAACATGCATCATCCATCATCTGATGCCAGCAAGATACCAAGTAAgtatttgttaatattttttacttcagGGGAGCCTAAATACATGACTCCAAATTCTAATGGTACATGCatattgtttgtgttgctgtgtgtattTCTTTCCAGTAATTTTGTATATTCTGGCACTCCCAGAATATATGGTAGTGGTTTGCAGATTGACAGCCCCAATTCCTCCAGCAGTCATAGTGTGCTGtcacaataaaatatcagcaaaactctaaataataaataaacatactaATTTCAATAAGATGAAAATATGCATGAGAaataaagaacaagaaaaaatagTTATAATAATCATTCCCTTACAGAAGTCCCTCAAACCCATTTCAAATGGTCTTCAgcttgactttcaaaatatCCTACATGTGACCCACCGTACAGTATTGTTAATCAAGCAATActgctttgcatgttttatggCACGACTTTCATACACTTTGCAGACACGCATAAGGTAGTAACTATGCAGGAggaactgatgtgttttcataaacagacagtaaaaaagCAAATGCAACACCAGCTGACGTTTCCTGCTCAGAGGCAGACTTGGCCacatcaaaagaggcatgaagTCGACAATAAAGACTGTCGCATTCAGGAGTGGTGGAACGTGAAATAATTTTCActaaatgatgaaacagttgCGTTCGTCTCATTTGCATgggattatttaaaaaaaaaaatatttgacacgAGAAGCATCTGGCCCTTAGgtatttttcacattcacaaaTCTATCTATCGATCTGGCCACCATTAGAAAAACAACCCTGGCTTTTAATGATCATTTAGACCTGGACGGATGTGATCACTATAAGCGGTTTTCCTTGTATTCAATGgtgatacattttcaaaatcaggtAATCAGTTGATACAAATTTCTATggaaattatttgttttcatacaaAAGGTTtattaaatagataaaaactaaataaagacACCCTAAAAACAATTCATACAATAAATTTTGAATTGGCTTAATGCGAAGATGACAGAATTATTACAACGAGACTGAGACAGCGGGGTTTGCATTTTGTACATGACACtgagaaaaaccaaaacaagcttatcaaaagcaaaatttacccgaagtaaataaattattaaacagctttttttgctcatattgTAGCATTTGCTGTGTTCTTTGTCTGCACAGATGTTTTGGCCCACTACTGTATTTTATCATTATCCCAAGACTATTTAATTTAGTCATTTCAAAGCCATCAGTCTGAGTATCGTGTTCATATTAGAACTAATAACTGAATCAGTGGTCGTGAGATGTTAAAAACTTTGCATGCAGGAGATGATGTTTTTACCTGTAGGTGCTCCTCAATGTCTTTGCGATCATAGGTGATACCACTGGGTGTGATGCAGGGCTCTCTCATCAGCTCAAAACTGATCTTCCCGCACAGATAATCTGGAATCTCCCGCTTCTGAGTGGACGACAAAATGCAGCAAGAGTCAAGCTTATGTAAGACTATGATCTATGGATATCATATCAGTTGCTACCACAGcgcttttaattttcttttcttggtctTAAAGGATTCATTACAGTTTAATAACAAACTACCGCTTAGCAATACACGAATGTTCTCTAAAATCACACAACTCAGTTACAGttcatttactaaaaaaaatatcattcacTTGTTGAAATAAagttactatatatatataaatctttCATCATGATTTCCCGGTTCTATACTGACCCTCCCGACCGTCACACATACAGAGGACAAACACCCTGTTGGCAGTCAGTGTGGCGTCACTTCAGCTGACAATTACATGACAACTACTTCAGCTCAGTCAACACCTATCAATAGCAAAGATAATTAAACACTACAAGCCCTGGTGAACAAACAGTGATGGTTACCATAGAAACAGCTTAGGCTTGAAATAGGACATAACTGTCTGTCTTTAGTATAGGTGCATGGGTTCACAGATGTAATCACAAGCAATGATTCCAATATGCAATACAGTAACAACGCAAAAATAATGTCCacatgctaaataaataaatgtgacttgAGCATCATTACTGCATACATATCAGAAACCTATTTCTCTCGTTGCTATGTCAACGATCAAAAAAGATAGTGTGAAGTAGGTGTGTACTGTTGGCTAAGATTCATTTGCGTGGGTGAATGTGATCAGCCTGTCTGTTTGTTAGCCCTGTAATGGATGATGGTGACCTACGCAGGATGTTTCCCAGCTTTCTGCCTGATGCATGCTGGGATAAACTCCAATCCTATTATAGGAATAAGTGGGTATGggaaatgactgaatgaataaacATTGACATGCTCAGCTGATAGCATTAATAATGGCCTTATTTTCAtactcacttttcttttctcatccACTTGAGAGAAGAGCTCATCCATGTCCATTAGATACTTGTCCTAAGTAGGTCACATTCTCAAGTTACCAGACACATTCACAAATATTCTGTTAGAATATGTAATTGCtagatttattcattaaaagTACGACAAACGAGTATGTCCAAGacatataaaacatacatgCTTTGATGCAATCTTGGCAGCATCGCCTCCATTTTGATTGTcgtcctgtttttctttgtattcttCAAGTTCTCTGCATAAATACATAGTTATGATGAAACCACCCTCCACACAGAGAAATATtatgtgtttgtctgcagcttCAAAGTCTCACCTCTCCTTCTCGGCCAGTATGAGTTTAGTCAGATAGGCATGTAACTCATTCTCCTGGTTGATGCGTTTCTCCTCAATGCTATTCCAACGTTTCTTCTTTGCAATGCGCAAGGCGCTGGGGATGTCATCTCCGAAATTCAGCCTCTGTTCTTTTGCCAGGTTATAAGCTGTGAATAAACAACACTGGTTTACTATAAAAACGCTCTTTCTGACACCTCTTGACATGATATCAACAAATTATGTACATAAATAATGTACAATACTGTTATTCCAATGATGGAAACCCTGACAATGCAAACTATAAGACATCCCTGCAGACAAATCTTGTGTCCATAAAGTGCCTCAGAGTAGAAGAGCTGATATAAGAGCCACTATACCACTATTAAAAAGAAAGAGCCAcatgaatttaaatataaaatagggAAATACATTCGAAAGATTGAGCAACATATGAGcagctgcttttacacacaACCGCAAAACATTGCAAAAGTTTCACCATCCTATAATAGTTTGCGCTGACCTTTCTGCAGGTTGCCAATGGCCTCATCATAGTTCTCCAGCTCCAGGTGACACTGGCCCAAGAAGAAGTGGGCCTTGACTGACTGGCTGTCCAGCTCCAGCGCATGCTTGCAATCAGCCAGAGCCTTGTCATgttgctgcagcttcacatggCACAGAGCCCTGTTGGTGTAGTACACTGCCACTGATGGATTACGGTTCTGGGAGGCAGGACATACCAGACAATACACATGCATTGTAAAATCATGGCACAATAGACAAGGCTCACATTCCATTTCTCTAATAAGGACAAtgctgtttgaatgtgttttagTTAAGAAGATACTATTTCATTACAATTGATTTTACTCACAATAGCTTTGCTGTAACATGTAGCTGCCTCCTGGTACTTGCGGCAGAGGAACAGCCGGTTCCCCTGCTCCTTCAGCTCCTGCGCGGTGGAACTCTTCTCCGGGCTGCCGGCCATCTTCTCCACCGGCTCCGCGGGGCCCGCCTCGCCCTGCTTCCCTATCCTGTTCCCCGTCTCTTCGGCTGGCTAACCGACAGGTCCAAGAATGCCCTGTCCCTCCTGGATCTCACACACTAGAGCAGAGACACAGTGCATGTGAAGTAAAGTCCACATTCACGGCGTGTATTCTCTGCATTGCACCTGCAATGCGCGTCTTGGGCGAAATTAGGTGCAGTCAGTCTTTGATGCCACCCAAAAGGCATTCGTTTAATTCGCTGACTGTGCACACAGCTAAAAAATACAGCGAGGTGGCTAGACTGCCGCTGAATTAACTATTCATGTGTCGGACACCAGTGGAGACTAAATGAGAAGCACCACTAGCAAGCCAGCCATCACATAACATGATACACTCACGGTCCTTACCGTTAGAGCGAGGCTTTTAAACTGTAACGTTACACCAGCAGTGTACAATGGTAGTTAGGTGTTGTAAACAAATGccgttataattattattataacattttggatcatttacattttagataTAATTGTTGCGACAGCAAGTAGACTGTAGGTAACGAGTGACAATGTCGTTAACTTTAGTTAACAGCAAACAAGGGATCGGTGCTTAGCTAaatgttagcttgttagctttACTAGCATGAGCTGTGTTGTCGATTTACGCCGGGAGGTTGGCCAGTAACAGGACAGTTCTTCTGACCACTCACATTAATTAGTTACAATGATGAAATAAACCATCAGATGATTACAATATAGATGCTACAAACCTGAAAAAGTCGTCTTGACATTTATTTCACATATACCTCAACGCCGCTATGCAACctcagaaaacagaaatgagcTAATGCTAGATTAGCTTCTGGCTACACGGACTACTGCCTGCTATTTTTGCTACTTACGTGCAAGTTAGGGTTTGTTTCTGAGATTAACGGTTTCCAGCCCTTACCTTTTGGGAGAAATCTTACATCCAGGTGAGACAGATTTGATATGATTTGATATCTTAATCGATATTTTTCCCCCCATACGAGCTGTCATGACAGGTTGTTGTTATGCTGACGTCAAGCACTTACGCGAAGTCGACGGAAGCCGAGAGGACGTCTTTTTACGTCCATGTCTTTTTTACccttattttcttgttaatctgacagaataaaataaacattaaagacAAGTTGCGTTTACGTAAAAAGTTGAATGCTATTTTGAGTCTActaattttttcacaaataaaaaaagaaatcttgtCAGTAGCTAATACTGTCGTTTGTTCGATGAACTATATAAGGCTTAAGAAAACTGTAACTTtgaaatattcttatttttaatatagatattttttgtaatcatcattttttttaagattcatATTACCTACCGGTGTAACTAATCCCCTTCTTTCTCTCAAAAGAACTGGTATGAATGATTGTTAGTAGGCCTGctttcttctttaaaataaaataaaataaaggcaaatcgttttaaaatatttgattgaATGATCATATCCCCATGtgaataaatttgaaaatgaagatgggagaaagaaaaacagacttcaGGCACTAATGCATGGAGCAGGGACAAATGCAGTTGAATTTGGTCTCCTATATTGCTCCAAGGTATGGCGATTTAATACCGTTGACTTGACATGACTGTCCTATGTTTGACAAATAAGATCCCACCCAAGCAATGCTTCCCTTTGAGAAATTAAAAGCATATAGTCTGGAGGGAGGAACCTTATAAAAATGTCGCCAAACGCTCTTTTAAGGtctaaaaaaacagcaccaaCACAAGCACTCCTATCCAATAAATACATAAccttttcaataaaaacaaaagcagcggTCTTAGTTAAGTGATGGCTATGAAAACCAAACAGCATGTGATGCAACAGCGTGCTGCCTTTGTTAGCACACCGTTACATCCCGTCAAAACCAGACGCTGATTAAATGCAAATAGCCATGATCTAAATAAAGACTTTATAACCTAATTCAACTGCATTTGTCCCTGCTccacatgtgttttttttcctcccatgtGCTGTACCTTTTCTTCAAGAACACCTGCGTTTTTTCTTTCGTGTCATACAAGAAAGATAGTCCTCGAGCACACCACCTCGTTTTCGCAagtctgaaatgaaaatatatctTTATCTGCTCTTTATACTTTATACAGCCTTCAGTTTACATAACCTACTTCACTAAGAGGAGAGCACAGAATAATCACCAGCAGATGGCGCTATATCATCAAAGTTTTAATCAAACTAAATGTTCACTGAGCAGCTTTTGCAAAGtaggatagatagatagatagatagatagatagatagatagatagatagatagatagatagatagatagatagatagatagatcatTTGTGGAAAAGTTTGAAGCATTTTAACCCCAAGGACCATGAGCATAACCAAAAAGACCCTGAATATTGGGaattacattaacattaacgTAGCCTACATACAGGGATTTGACTGAAAATGTGGATCCTAATAAGTCAGCATTAAAAGAGCAGGACATGCcagatattatatcaatattttatatgtcTCAGATTACTTTTCTGAAAGGGCTGTAAACTCTGACACTTCATGACAATGGTCTATTCATCTTTAGGAGGtatgttcagaaaaaaagccagattATGATCAAGAATTTAGTATATATTATCAGGGCCATCCCACCCACAGAGAGatttaaccacacacacacacacacacacacacacacacacacacacacacacagagagagagagagagatccacAGATGACCTTTATAGGCCTTTATAAAGAGAATAACACTCAAGTTTAGCCATGGAGGAATTAGCAGGGCTGTGACTGTGGACGGGGTCACTTTCATCCGTAGCCTGTCGGGCCTCTGGGAAGGCTCCGCACAGAGATCAGAGTGTGAAGATTAGGGCACATCCCCTGAGCAAACACACTGATAAATGTGTGAAGGGGGACATTGAGCCGCAGACCCACCAGAGCAGTGTGTCCCCAGCTGTGTTTACCTATCTCCACCAGTCTGGTCCCCTGATCCCCCATAACACCCAACTACCCAGCCAGCCCTGGGCCCCATCTTTGAAAAAGTGGAGTTTTTAGACCAGAGACAACAATGATGAGGGCAAACACACTAATGCTGCAGTCCACTGTACTCAGTATCACAAATTTTCACCAAGTTTTTATTGAAatctgtgttttcctttttatactTAACTTTTAAAAAGGACAGATCGACAACTAGAGAGAGACGTCTATTAAATGAAATGTCACAATGATGCAAAAGTCTACCCTCATTGACAAAAATGGGGTTAACACGTTTaaagttgacaaaaatgaccataTAGTTGAATAAATCCCTCTCAACATTGTTCAACAAAAATACTTAACGTTATAATATGGGGCTTTTTCTGCGTCAATTTCCGGTCTATAAACTGGTTTGATGTCTCATGATGACATTCgtaagagaaaaaagacatgaaagtcTGACTTTCATATAATGTCAGTTTATTTGtctgccataaaataaaagaaagttatggatgacacaaaattatccaacaaaatatataacaatataatatatgGAAGCAATTGAAGGGATTAGGTGACTGTTTGTGAAGGATTATAAACAGAACAGAAAGTCTTCATTATGATGGTTCCTATGGACTCAGTTTAAAGTACTCCTTGCTTACATTTAAACTGCCTCACCCTCGTTCACCAGCTTTCTGCCCGTTGTCCAAAATCCCAACCGTCATCCTCCACCATCCCCCCCATTAAACCCAACTGCTGCCCGCTGCACCAGCTGGCTGAGCTTCCAGTCACCTTGGCAACAAGACCAGGAAGTTGCCCGGTTCCTCTGGCACAGCTGAAAAGCAGCCACTTCCTGATTGATTCTGGTCTTTCTTTCTGCCTGCGCAGTCGTTTTCCCATTTGGCAGCAGTTTTTTATTCAGCGCCAAAGCGTCTGAAAAGAAGCAAAAGGGTGAACACACTCTCCTTAGCGCTAAGGGAAACCTAAGGTTCAAATAGCTAAAACAAAAGCAGTATTTATCCACAATGGTGGCCCTTTGTTTGGTGGGTTTGCTCATTTTGGGAAGGGGAAAGGCTCATAGACTTAATGCAGTTTGTTCAAGTGGGTCTGAATGCAACATGtacacaaaagtaaaagaatagTTTCACTGTTTTAACTGAAAGAAGAtggaaatgcaggaaattattGTTACAATTTACATCTCAGCTGATTAAACAGCTTCTTTTAATGTAATGACCAGGCGCCTGCTGGTGCATTTTGATGGTCAGTCGCGTGCTGATATTGTCACACTGACAGTATACATCATTAATGTCACCAtttgttagtttaaaaaaggttgcaatgtttttcctttcacaagcttttcaATACtcgtttcacacacacataagcctGCCAACACACTCTGATATTAAACATCACACTGTGACACTCAAATGCACAGGCATGCCAAGCTGTCAATCACAGTTACCCTCTTTACATTCACATACTCAGCCCTGTAATCTACTCGTGCCAGGGCACAGACAAACTTTTAATGTTCATCAAATGATGAGAGCAGCTCTTTGTTTTCATACAGGGTGCACACTGAAGGATCTGTCCACCATGTACTCACGAGTTCcaatttaaaagtaattaattttagtaattaattaaattttttttctaagtaaCTATCCCTTGTGAACTGCCCTAGAGATGTCCATAATGTTCATTAATAACAACTACTTTAGTTCCCAATAGATGATTTTTCAGACATagttaaatgataaatgataaaataatgataaaagttttttgtatatcaattactcaccacATTTTACACTGtactggtggaaaaaaaagtttttttcgcatgcctccacagtgaactgagattttttttaaaaaaaggaaacagttCCTGATGAATTGCTGTTAAAGGGGACTGCGTTTAACAGAAGAAGAAACGGTATCAAAACATCCGTTAACAAACTCATACgtaacttgtgcagtataattcaGGTCCCATTtttccagtcatatgctcagtacttacgaaaaatatgtatttttgctaTACCATAGTATTTGATACACTTGCAAAGCATTTATTTGAACTCTGCTTGTTCGTTCTattgagcagagttcaaacacaTATGCTTGCCCAAGTGCACTACTTGTCCATGCATGACAGTATTTATTCCGAAGTGTTGttaggttt includes:
- the stub1 gene encoding E3 ubiquitin-protein ligase CHIP; translated protein: MAGSPEKSSTAQELKEQGNRLFLCRKYQEAATCYSKAINRNPSVAVYYTNRALCHVKLQQHDKALADCKHALELDSQSVKAHFFLGQCHLELENYDEAIGNLQKAYNLAKEQRLNFGDDIPSALRIAKKKRWNSIEEKRINQENELHAYLTKLILAEKERELEEYKEKQDDNQNGGDAAKIASKHDKYLMDMDELFSQVDEKRKKREIPDYLCGKISFELMREPCITPSGITYDRKDIEEHLQRVGHFDPVTRSPLTQDQLIPNLAMKEVIDAFIQENGWVEDY